The proteins below come from a single Mya arenaria isolate MELC-2E11 chromosome 6, ASM2691426v1 genomic window:
- the LOC128239238 gene encoding centrin-1-like — MSGKRSGKKGKSRVSFAEAEEKPPTQLELMKAELERLRRRDEEKQKRQEEYKKEEIRRVRAQMDAEKEAAGLQLIPGSRLSREEIKKKLNMEEKCLLKEEQTQIAGETAQMKATVGMKHGLHHGKRKPPDLVALAAAFATPTKSSSVHGLPDRVVRQMTMEEIMDLKKLFDLYDVAGVGYVRRKDVHKIASILGFRMTKAEFKTSIDTVIADPTAKVTFVAFLDFIIKEQEGNDPFEEVQQCFRILDHDDKGYVTMNDLRAAADETKCALSNRQLAEMVSEADASGDGQVSLDEFTIIMLRTSAFNFS, encoded by the exons ATGAGCGGAAAGCGGTCCGGAAAGAAGGGAAAGTCGCGGGTGAGTTTCGCGGAAGCTGAAGAGAAACCGCCGACACAGCTGGAGCTTATGAAGGCGGAGCTGGAGCGACTGAGGCGCCGTGATGAAGAGAAGCAAAAGAGACAGGAGGAGTACAAGAAAGAG GAGATACGCCGTGTGCGTGCGCAGATGGACGCCGAGAAGGAAGCAGCCGGGCTACAACTGATTCCTGGATCCCGGCTTAGCAGAGAGGAAATTAAGAAAAAGCTGAACAtggaagaaaaatgtttattgaaagaAGAACAGACGCAAATTGCAG GAGAGACGGCACAAATGAAGGCGACGGTCGGCATGAAGCACGGACTGCACCACGGGAAACGGAAGCCTCCTGACCTTGTGGCGCTGGCGGCAGCATTTGCGACTCCCACGAAGTCATCGTCGGTACATGGACTACCCGACCGTGTGGTTCGTCAGATGACCATGGAAGAGATTATGGACCTGAAGAAGCTCTTTGATCTCTATGACGTCGCCGGCGTCGG ATACGTGAGAAGAAAAGATGTCCACAAAATTGCCTCGATTCTTGGCTTCAGAATGACCAAAGCGGAATTCAAAACATCAATAG ATACCGTAATAGCCGACCCGACGGCCAAGGTCACGTTCGTGGCCTTCCTCGACTTTATCATTAAGGAACAGGAAGGGAACGACCCGTTTGAGGAAGTGCAACAG TGTTTCCGCATTCTGGACCATGACGATAAAGGTTACGTTACCATGAACGACCTCCGGGCAGCAGCGGACGAGACAAAATGCGCGCTGTCCAACCGACAATTGGCGGAAATGGTCTCGGAGGCGGATGCGAGCGGGGACGGTCAGGTGTCGCTGGACGAATTCACTATCATCATGCTACGGACTAGCGCTTTCAATTTCTCCTAg